The segment CTTGCCCTCTACACCGGCGAACAGCCGACCGAAGGCTTCGCCGGCCGCAATCAACTGTCCCGGCCAGATGACCGCATGGAAGGGGATGTTGTCCTTGCCGATGAAGTACACCGTCTTGGCTTCGGGGTTGAACCACCAGGCCTGCCAGGCATCGGGCTGGTCGTTGAGCAGGCTCCACTCCACCGCCGCCGAGAGGTAGCCGATCACCGCCTCGAACCACACATACATCCGCTTGTGCTCCCATCCTTCCACCGGCACCGGGATCCCCCACTCCAAATCGCGGGTGATGGGACGGCCATGGAGCCCCTCGGCCAGAATCTGCCCTAAGGACTGTCGCACCACATTGGGGCGCCAGTAAGCCTTGCGGGATTCCAGAAAGGCCACAATGACCGGCTGTAGTTTGCCGAGGTCCAGGTAAAAATGCTCGGTTTCCCGCAGTTCCGGGATGGAACCGTCGATTTTACAGCGGGGATTGATCAACTGGGTGGCGTCCAGCAAACTGCCGCACTTGTCGCACTGATCCCCGCGCGCCTGTTCGTAGCCGCAAATCGGGCAGGTGCCCTCCACATAACGGTCGGGGAGAAAACGATTCAGCGTGGGCGAAAACCATTGCTTTTCTTTTTTGGTGTACAGGTAACCGTTCTCAAGAATGGCCCGGAAGATGGCCTGCGAGACCTTGAAGTGGTTGGCCGTGTGGGTGCTGGTGAAAAGGTCGTAGGTGATCCCGGCCTTCTGGAAGAGTTCGAGAAAACTTTGATGGTAGCGCTTGTACACTTCCTCGGGGGTGACGCCCTCCTCATCGGCGCGCACGGTGATGGGCGTACCGTGAGCATCGGAGCCGGAAACCATCAACATCCGGTTGCCTTTAAGACGATGATAACGGCTGAAAATGTCAGCAGGCAGATACGCCCCGGTTAGGTTGCCGACATGGATGAACGCATTGGCATAAGGCCAGGCTACACCAGCTAAGACATGTTCGCTCATACCTACCTCCTCGAAATGTAGAGCAATTATACCCGCTCCAGCAGAGGATGCAGACGCAACGCAAAGGGCCGGCTCTGAGGCCGGCCCGTGTTTCCGGGGGAAGCCAGGCTTCCGCCACACGACCGTGCGGGCTTCACGGTCGTCCCGGAGGAATCATCGACATCATCATCGACAAACAACGGCTGGTCAACATAGGCGTTTTCTCCAGAGCCGTTGAGGTCAGAGATAGTCCTTCAACTGCCGCGCCCGGCGGGGATGGCGCAAACGCCGCAGGGCTTTGTTTTCGATTTGCCGGATGCGCTCACGGGTCAGGCCAAATTTCTGCCCCACCTCCTCCAGGGTGTAGGCCCGTCCGTTTTCCAACCCGTAGCGCAGTCGTAAGACCATGGCTTCGCGGGGTGGGAGTGTGGCCAGCACCTCTTCCAGTTTTTCGCGTAACAGGTTGCGATAGGCCATCTGGGCCGGGCCGGGCGTTTTGCGGTCTTCCACGAACATACCCAACTCCGACTCCTCATCGTCGCCCACGGGCGTCTCCAGGGAAAGCGGAAGCCAGGACACCTGCATCATCCATTGCACTTTGCGTTCGGGAAGGTCCAACGCTTCGGCCAACTCGGCCGGCGTGGGCGGACGCCCCAATTGCTGTTCCAACTCCTGGGCCTTGCGGTACATGGCCCGTATGCGGTCGATCATGTGCACCGGCACGCGAATGGTGCGCCCATGATCCGCAATGGCCCGGCTGATGGTCTGGCGAATCCACCAGGTGGCGTAGGTAGAAAAACGAAAGCCGCGGCGATAGTCATACTTGTCCACGGCTTTCATGAGTCCCAGATTCCCTTCTTGAATCAGGTCGGCAAAGGAGACTCCATGCCCGATGTACCGTTTGGCGATGCTGACCACCAGGCGTGTGTTGGCCTTGATGAGATGTTCTCGGGCCGCCTGGGCGTCACGGATCACCACTTCCAGTTCCCGCCGCCGTTTTTTGTGCCGTCCGTTGAGTTGCTGCAACTCTCGCAGGGCTTCCCTCCCCCGCTCGATGCGCTTAGCCAGGGCGATTTCCTCCTCGTGGCTTAGCAGAGGCACCCGGGACATTTCCTTGAGGTACTGCCCCACGGGGTCCACCTCGTCCTCTAAGGGCAGCGATTCCACCGTGTCCAGGATTTCGATGCGCCGCTTTTCCAGTTCCCGCAAAACCTTCAGCAGGACCTCCGGCTTGCCTTTGGGGCAAACCTCCATCACATCTTCCGTGGTCAAATAGCCCTGCACTTCGGCTTGCTCTAACAAAAAGGCCAATGCATCCTCGTAGGCTTTGCCAGGCAAGGACATCAGCGGTCTCCTCCTCCCGCAGGTACTACTCCCCCAAGAGGGTCTTCAACACGGCCAAACGTGGGTCGATCTCCTCCAGATCGTGATGG is part of the Anaerolineae bacterium genome and harbors:
- a CDS encoding sigma-70 family RNA polymerase sigma factor, with protein sequence MSLPGKAYEDALAFLLEQAEVQGYLTTEDVMEVCPKGKPEVLLKVLRELEKRRIEILDTVESLPLEDEVDPVGQYLKEMSRVPLLSHEEEIALAKRIERGREALRELQQLNGRHKKRRRELEVVIRDAQAAREHLIKANTRLVVSIAKRYIGHGVSFADLIQEGNLGLMKAVDKYDYRRGFRFSTYATWWIRQTISRAIADHGRTIRVPVHMIDRIRAMYRKAQELEQQLGRPPTPAELAEALDLPERKVQWMMQVSWLPLSLETPVGDDEESELGMFVEDRKTPGPAQMAYRNLLREKLEEVLATLPPREAMVLRLRYGLENGRAYTLEEVGQKFGLTRERIRQIENKALRRLRHPRRARQLKDYL
- a CDS encoding methionine--tRNA ligase → MSEHVLAGVAWPYANAFIHVGNLTGAYLPADIFSRYHRLKGNRMLMVSGSDAHGTPITVRADEEGVTPEEVYKRYHQSFLELFQKAGITYDLFTSTHTANHFKVSQAIFRAILENGYLYTKKEKQWFSPTLNRFLPDRYVEGTCPICGYEQARGDQCDKCGSLLDATQLINPRCKIDGSIPELRETEHFYLDLGKLQPVIVAFLESRKAYWRPNVVRQSLGQILAEGLHGRPITRDLEWGIPVPVEGWEHKRMYVWFEAVIGYLSAAVEWSLLNDQPDAWQAWWFNPEAKTVYFIGKDNIPFHAVIWPGQLIAAGEAFGRLFAGVEGKRLVLPYDVPANEFMNLEGRKISGSRNWAVWGLDFLSRYDPDPLRYYLTVNMPETRDADWDWEDFLRRNNGELVGTWGNLANRMLSFAFKHWQGKVPQPAALRPQDKEILATVEAAFETVGDLIERVRLKAAITEVMRVATEVNKYLDRVAPWFEIKQDKDAAATSVYTALRCIDNLKILFAPFLPHTSEALHRALGYEQPLFGRQVVETVQDELGGHTVLRYLPEGASGRWEPSRLSPGQPIAKPRPLFRKLDPSIVEEERARLGKPLS